From Thermococcus sp., a single genomic window includes:
- a CDS encoding ABC transporter ATP-binding protein: MIEVENLTKRFGGKVVLKGISFTVHDGEIYGLLGPNGSGKSTTMRILAGIIPPSNGKVVINGINVAERPMDVKRITGYIPETPLLYESLTPMEFFSLVGSIRGIPKGELEGRVERLVSAFGIGEYIGELIGTLSFGTRQKVSIIAGLLHDPEVLIFDEAINGLDPKSARIMKELLNGFKEEGKSIAFSTHVLAIAEAVCDRIGIIYNGELIAEGTPDELKSFAHEENLEDVFLKLTQSQEEVSSLVRALREAF; encoded by the coding sequence GTGATAGAGGTTGAGAACCTTACCAAGCGCTTCGGCGGAAAGGTGGTCCTCAAGGGCATCTCCTTCACCGTTCACGACGGCGAAATCTACGGCCTCCTCGGGCCGAACGGGAGCGGAAAGAGCACCACAATGAGAATTCTTGCCGGAATAATCCCTCCGAGCAACGGTAAGGTCGTTATAAACGGGATAAACGTCGCGGAAAGGCCGATGGACGTGAAGAGAATAACCGGCTACATCCCGGAAACACCCCTTCTCTATGAAAGCTTAACCCCAATGGAGTTCTTCTCCCTCGTCGGGAGCATAAGGGGAATTCCCAAGGGAGAACTGGAAGGGCGCGTTGAGAGGCTTGTGAGCGCCTTTGGAATAGGGGAATACATCGGCGAGCTGATAGGAACGCTGAGCTTTGGAACACGGCAAAAGGTTTCCATAATAGCGGGCCTCCTCCACGACCCCGAGGTTCTGATATTTGATGAGGCAATCAACGGCCTCGACCCCAAGAGCGCGCGGATTATGAAGGAGCTCCTCAACGGCTTCAAAGAGGAGGGGAAAAGCATAGCCTTCTCCACCCACGTCCTCGCCATAGCCGAAGCGGTCTGCGACAGAATAGGGATAATCTACAACGGCGAGCTCATAGCGGAGGGGACGCCGGATGAACTGAAGAGCTTTGCCCACGAGGAGAACCTTGAAGACGTCTTCCTGAAGCTGACCCAGAGTCAGGAAGAGGTCAGCTCGCTCGTCAGGGCCCTTAGGGAGGCCTTCTGA
- a CDS encoding Mth938-like domain-containing protein, translating into MRLEYPAFGRIIVDGKTYEHDIVVYPSGRVERRKKWLSKGKHGTSHKLDPEELREYLKEDFDVLIVGTGFYGYLSLLPESRALVKGKEVMELPTGKAVELFNELWGKKRVLGIFHVTC; encoded by the coding sequence ATGAGGCTCGAATACCCAGCCTTTGGAAGGATAATCGTTGACGGGAAAACCTACGAGCACGATATCGTAGTTTACCCGAGCGGAAGGGTCGAGAGGAGGAAGAAGTGGTTGAGCAAGGGCAAACACGGGACGAGCCACAAACTCGACCCGGAGGAGCTGAGGGAATACCTGAAGGAAGACTTCGACGTTCTGATAGTTGGCACGGGTTTCTACGGCTACCTCTCCCTTCTCCCGGAGAGCAGAGCTCTCGTTAAGGGAAAAGAGGTTATGGAACTTCCCACGGGAAAGGCCGTCGAGCTCTTCAACGAGCTCTGGGGGAAGAAAAGAGTTCTGGGAATTTTCCACGTTACCTGCTGA